In the genome of Pseudomonas putida, one region contains:
- a CDS encoding ABC transporter substrate-binding protein: protein MASLLRLLLFCLWPLGAVSASEILLVGASDQPGVRSFVAALEARRPTDQVHFKTVDTLPTPGQLKADVRLVLLDSAAFEWRLGEAAGPPALALRVSRVQAEQRLGKSRPAYLCLLWSDPPPGRQLRLARYLLPQARRIGVLYGEQSRFMLDELRLAARPLGLEIVAQDWPDPRDSRPLQHLLSNSDVLLGIDDPDLYNSKTAKNVLLSSYGRQMALIGPNASFVRAGALASTFSDQNDWLAVLDQLLDRPPASWPRSHYPAHYGVSGNQQVARALGLEPIDPKAAAVVLAEGEPTP from the coding sequence ATGGCCTCGCTGCTGCGCCTGCTGCTGTTCTGCCTGTGGCCCTTGGGCGCGGTGTCGGCCAGCGAGATTCTGTTGGTAGGCGCCAGCGACCAGCCCGGCGTGCGCAGCTTCGTCGCCGCCCTGGAGGCGCGCCGCCCCACCGACCAGGTGCACTTCAAGACCGTCGACACCCTGCCCACTCCCGGGCAATTGAAGGCCGATGTGCGCCTGGTGCTGCTCGACAGCGCAGCGTTCGAGTGGCGCCTGGGCGAGGCCGCCGGCCCTCCGGCTCTGGCCTTGCGCGTCAGTCGGGTACAGGCGGAACAACGCCTGGGAAAGTCGCGTCCCGCCTACCTGTGCCTGTTGTGGAGCGATCCACCGCCTGGTCGGCAACTGCGACTGGCGCGCTACCTGTTGCCACAGGCGCGACGGATCGGAGTGCTGTACGGCGAGCAAAGCCGCTTCATGCTTGACGAACTGCGCCTGGCCGCCCGCCCGCTGGGTCTTGAGATCGTCGCCCAGGATTGGCCGGACCCGCGCGACAGCCGCCCGCTGCAGCACCTCCTGAGCAACAGCGATGTTCTGCTGGGGATCGACGACCCTGACCTGTACAACTCCAAGACCGCCAAGAACGTGTTGCTCAGCAGCTATGGCCGACAGATGGCGCTGATCGGCCCGAACGCAAGCTTTGTCCGCGCCGGGGCCCTGGCCAGCACCTTCAGCGACCAGAACGATTGGCTCGCGGTGCTCGACCAGTTGCTCGACCGCCCGCCCGCCAGTTGGCCGCGCAGCCATTACCCCGCGCACTATGGGGTCAGTGGCAACCAGCAAGTGGCACGCGCCCTGGGCCTGGAGCCGATCGACCCCAAGGCCGCCGCCGTGGTGCTGGCCGAAGGAGAGCCCACCCCATGA
- a CDS encoding DUF4892 domain-containing protein: MITRNLIAVCLGLASPLSWAGSLPVPVDAKVVDQRPAVEQERVYPMGPLRKISGRLRVDEKVESRGQVSSVTYELPVERTAREAFTSAREALQRDGGYPLFWCQGRDCGEASLWANEVFANARLNGGDEQQAFILLRRSAEEADTLVSLYSVTRGNRRAYLHVEEFVADSPLGELLPTPATVLRELRDTGKLDYPDLAAPQSTWVVLLGRSLNLDSTLRASLSGAEAEAWREQLVNAGVRSTRLEVGTAPTEGLHLELIR; this comes from the coding sequence ATGATCACGCGCAACCTGATCGCCGTTTGCCTGGGCCTGGCCAGCCCCTTGTCGTGGGCCGGCAGCCTGCCCGTACCGGTGGACGCCAAAGTGGTCGACCAACGCCCGGCCGTGGAGCAGGAACGGGTCTATCCGATGGGCCCTCTGCGTAAGATCAGCGGCCGCCTGCGGGTGGACGAGAAGGTCGAAAGCCGCGGCCAGGTCAGTTCCGTCACCTACGAACTCCCTGTCGAACGTACAGCCCGCGAAGCCTTCACCAGCGCCCGCGAGGCCCTGCAGCGTGACGGCGGTTACCCGCTGTTCTGGTGTCAGGGACGTGATTGCGGTGAAGCCAGCTTGTGGGCCAATGAGGTGTTCGCCAATGCTCGCCTCAATGGTGGTGACGAGCAGCAAGCGTTCATCCTCCTGCGCCGCTCCGCCGAAGAGGCCGACACCCTGGTCTCGCTCTACAGCGTCACCCGCGGCAATCGCCGCGCCTACCTGCACGTCGAAGAATTCGTGGCTGACAGCCCCCTGGGCGAGCTGCTGCCGACCCCCGCCACGGTGCTGCGCGAACTGCGCGACACCGGCAAGCTGGACTACCCTGATCTTGCCGCACCACAGTCCACCTGGGTGGTCTTGCTCGGGCGCAGCCTGAACCTGGACAGCACTCTGCGCGCCAGCCTCAGCGGCGCCGAGGCCGAGGCCTGGCGCGAGCAACTGGTGAACGCCGGTGTGCGCAGCACCCGCTTGGAAGTCGGGACGGCCCCCACCGAAGGCCTGCATCTGGAACTGATCCGTTGA
- a CDS encoding AI-2E family transporter: MANNDRLLIQILLLALLGAGLWVMAPFISALLWGAILAFASWPLMRLLTRVLGGRETLAASLLTAVWILVVALPLVWLGFNLADHIRDATTFIRDVQVDGLPDAPDWLGNIPLVGERLVRWWDSMDQQGAALLASIKPHLGQVGNWFLARSAQIGSGALELTLSLVFVFFFYRDGPRLAAFVLRLLQRLMGDRAEYYLDLVAGTVQRVVNGVIGTAAAQGLLALIGFLIAGVPGAIVLGLVTFMLSLIPMGPPLAWIPATGWLVWKGEYGMAVFLGLWGTFIISGVDNVLKPYLISRGGNLPLVIVLLGVFGGLLAFGFIGLFIGPTLLAVGYSLLLDWSRNAGQQTPQR, encoded by the coding sequence ATGGCCAACAATGACCGCCTGCTGATCCAGATCCTGCTGTTGGCCTTGCTGGGGGCTGGCCTGTGGGTCATGGCTCCGTTCATCTCGGCATTGCTCTGGGGCGCCATCCTGGCGTTCGCCAGCTGGCCCCTGATGCGCCTGCTGACACGCGTGCTGGGCGGGCGCGAAACCCTCGCCGCGAGCCTTTTGACCGCCGTGTGGATTCTGGTGGTGGCCTTGCCTCTGGTGTGGCTTGGCTTCAACCTGGCCGACCACATCCGCGATGCCACCACGTTCATCCGTGACGTGCAGGTCGACGGCTTGCCCGACGCACCGGACTGGCTGGGCAACATCCCTCTGGTGGGGGAGCGCCTGGTGCGCTGGTGGGACTCCATGGACCAACAGGGCGCGGCCTTGCTGGCTTCGATCAAGCCTCACCTGGGGCAGGTCGGCAACTGGTTCCTGGCACGCAGCGCGCAGATCGGCAGCGGCGCCCTGGAACTGACCCTGAGCCTGGTATTCGTGTTTTTCTTCTACCGCGACGGGCCGCGCTTGGCGGCCTTCGTGCTGCGCCTGTTGCAGCGCTTGATGGGCGATCGCGCCGAGTATTACCTGGACCTGGTGGCCGGTACCGTGCAGCGCGTGGTCAACGGCGTGATCGGTACCGCCGCGGCCCAGGGGCTGCTGGCTTTGATCGGCTTTTTGATTGCCGGCGTGCCGGGTGCCATCGTGCTGGGCCTGGTTACCTTCATGCTCAGCCTGATCCCCATGGGGCCACCGCTGGCCTGGATACCGGCCACCGGCTGGCTGGTGTGGAAGGGCGAGTACGGCATGGCGGTGTTCCTCGGCCTGTGGGGTACCTTCATCATCAGCGGCGTGGACAACGTGCTCAAACCGTACCTGATCAGCCGCGGCGGCAACCTGCCGTTGGTGATCGTGCTGCTCGGGGTCTTCGGCGGGCTGCTCGCCTTTGGCTTCATTGGCCTGTTCATTGGGCCGACCTTGCTGGCGGTGGGCTACAGCCTGCTGCTGGACTGGAGCCGTAACGCGGGGCAGCAGACACCCCAGCGGTAG
- a CDS encoding alpha/beta hydrolase, which produces MSTHVEEIRLSLGHIELAAHLFGPQDGLPVIALHGWLDNANSFARLAPRLKGLRVVALDLAGHGYSQHRPVGAGYALADYIHDVLRVAEQLGWQRFGLLGHSLGAIISVQLAGALPDRISHLALIDGVIPPTAREQDAAERLGMALQAQLRVDGKRKSVYSTLEEGVQARMKGMVAVSREAAELLAQRGLMPVPGGYSWRSDSRLTLPSPVRLNEAQAMAFVKRVACPACLVVAADGMLVRHTALLEQLPFEQVTLPGGHHLHLNDEQGATLVADCFNRFFGFS; this is translated from the coding sequence ATGAGCACACACGTCGAAGAGATCCGCCTGAGCCTTGGCCATATCGAGCTGGCGGCGCACCTGTTCGGGCCGCAGGACGGTTTGCCAGTCATCGCCCTGCATGGATGGTTGGACAACGCCAACAGCTTCGCCCGCTTGGCGCCGCGCCTCAAAGGGTTACGCGTAGTGGCCCTGGACCTGGCCGGGCACGGTTATTCGCAGCACCGTCCCGTGGGGGCGGGTTACGCCTTGGCCGACTATATCCATGATGTGCTGCGGGTAGCCGAGCAATTGGGCTGGCAGCGCTTTGGCCTGCTCGGGCATTCGCTGGGGGCGATCATTTCCGTACAACTGGCGGGGGCCTTGCCGGATCGCATCAGCCATCTGGCCTTGATCGACGGGGTGATCCCGCCCACAGCCCGTGAGCAGGACGCCGCTGAACGCCTGGGCATGGCACTGCAGGCCCAGTTGCGCGTGGATGGCAAGCGCAAGTCGGTGTATTCGACCCTTGAAGAAGGTGTGCAGGCGCGCATGAAAGGCATGGTCGCGGTCAGCCGCGAGGCGGCCGAACTGCTGGCCCAGCGCGGCCTGATGCCGGTGCCGGGCGGTTACAGTTGGCGTAGCGACAGCCGCCTGACCTTGCCATCGCCGGTACGCCTGAACGAAGCGCAAGCCATGGCCTTCGTGAAGCGGGTCGCATGCCCGGCCTGCCTGGTGGTGGCGGCCGATGGCATGCTGGTGCGACACACGGCCCTGCTGGAGCAGCTACCCTTTGAGCAGGTCACGCTGCCCGGTGGTCATCACCTGCATTTGAATGACGAACAGGGCGCAACCCTTGTTGCAGACTGTTTCAATCGCTTCTTCGGCTTTTCTTGA
- a CDS encoding NAD(P)H-dependent glycerol-3-phosphate dehydrogenase gives MTEQQPVAVLGGGSFGTAVANLLAENGVPVRQWMRDPEQAEAMRVNRENPRYLKGIRLQDGVEPVNDLLATLQACDLIFVALPSSALRSVLAPHAELLRGKGLVSLTKGIEAQSFKLMSQILEEIAPEARIGVLSGPNLAREIAEHALTATVVASEDEALCQRVQAVLHGRTFRVYASADRFGVELGGALKNVYAIIAGMAVALGMGENTKSMLITRALAEMTRFAVSQGANPMTFLGLAGVGDLIVTCSSPKSRNYQVGHALGQGLSLEQAVSRLGEVAEGVNTLKVLKAKAQEVQVYMPLVAGLHAILFEGRTLNQVIEHLMRAEPKTDVDFISISGFN, from the coding sequence ATGACTGAACAGCAACCTGTTGCAGTTCTGGGAGGCGGCAGCTTCGGCACCGCCGTGGCGAACTTGCTGGCCGAGAACGGCGTGCCGGTACGGCAATGGATGCGTGACCCCGAGCAGGCCGAGGCCATGCGCGTCAATCGCGAGAACCCACGCTATCTCAAAGGCATTCGTCTGCAGGATGGGGTGGAGCCTGTCAACGACCTGCTGGCCACTTTGCAAGCCTGCGACCTGATTTTCGTCGCGCTGCCCTCCAGCGCCTTGCGTAGCGTGCTGGCACCCCATGCCGAGCTGCTGCGTGGCAAGGGCCTGGTCAGCCTGACCAAGGGCATCGAGGCGCAAAGCTTCAAGCTGATGAGCCAGATCCTCGAGGAGATCGCGCCCGAGGCTCGCATCGGTGTGCTGTCGGGGCCGAACCTGGCCCGCGAGATCGCCGAGCATGCCCTGACCGCCACCGTGGTGGCCAGCGAGGACGAAGCCCTCTGCCAACGCGTGCAGGCGGTGCTGCATGGCCGTACCTTCCGCGTCTATGCCAGCGCCGACCGTTTCGGCGTGGAGCTCGGCGGCGCACTCAAGAACGTCTACGCGATCATCGCGGGCATGGCCGTCGCCCTGGGTATGGGTGAGAACACCAAGAGCATGCTGATCACCCGCGCGCTGGCCGAGATGACCCGTTTCGCCGTGAGCCAGGGCGCCAACCCCATGACCTTCCTGGGCCTGGCTGGGGTCGGCGATCTGATCGTCACCTGCTCTTCGCCCAAGAGCCGTAACTACCAGGTCGGGCATGCCCTGGGCCAGGGCCTGAGCCTGGAGCAGGCCGTGAGCCGGCTGGGCGAGGTGGCCGAGGGGGTCAATACCCTCAAGGTGCTCAAGGCCAAGGCCCAGGAGGTGCAGGTGTACATGCCGCTGGTGGCCGGTCTGCACGCGATTCTCTTCGAGGGACGTACGCTGAACCAGGTGATCGAGCACCTGATGCGCGCCGAGCCCAAGACCGACGTCGATTTCATTTCCATCAGCGGTTTCAACTGA
- a CDS encoding DUF4389 domain-containing protein, with protein sequence MNDTANRAQRESIILRVLWMLVFLLVWHVAQLLLGGLVLVQLIYRLVYGAPSGSLMNFGDSLSQFLAQIGRFGTFHSDQKPWPFADWPTPRAPEGEVPHEVASAPHPVRDQEPKL encoded by the coding sequence ATGAACGACACAGCCAACCGCGCCCAGCGCGAATCGATCATCCTGCGGGTACTGTGGATGCTGGTGTTCCTGTTGGTCTGGCACGTGGCCCAGCTGTTGCTGGGTGGTCTGGTGCTGGTCCAGCTGATCTACCGCCTGGTCTATGGCGCACCCAGCGGCAGTCTGATGAACTTCGGTGACAGCCTGAGCCAGTTCCTGGCGCAGATCGGTCGCTTCGGCACCTTCCACAGCGACCAGAAACCCTGGCCGTTCGCCGACTGGCCGACCCCGCGTGCGCCGGAAGGCGAAGTCCCGCACGAGGTCGCCAGCGCGCCTCACCCGGTGCGCGACCAGGAGCCCAAACTGTGA
- the sixA gene encoding phosphohistidine phosphatase SixA, whose amino-acid sequence MKVWVLRHGEAEPRANTDAERRLTNHGREQVLRSAARLLGQPLQAIIASPYVRAQQTAALVHDALGFEAPVRTVPWLTPDSDAGQVIGELDKLGLEHVLLVSHQPLVGTLVGLLEHGHGQQPAPLSTASLAELEGDWPLAGLMTLKGLYHAG is encoded by the coding sequence GTGAAGGTCTGGGTGCTGCGCCATGGCGAGGCAGAGCCACGGGCCAACACCGACGCCGAGCGCCGCCTGACCAACCATGGTCGCGAGCAGGTGCTGCGTAGCGCCGCGCGCCTGCTGGGCCAGCCGCTGCAGGCGATCATCGCCAGCCCTTACGTTCGTGCCCAGCAGACTGCCGCTTTGGTGCATGACGCCCTGGGCTTCGAGGCGCCGGTGCGTACAGTCCCCTGGCTCACCCCTGACAGCGATGCCGGGCAGGTGATCGGCGAGCTGGACAAGCTAGGCCTGGAGCATGTGCTGTTGGTGAGCCACCAGCCTTTGGTGGGCACCCTGGTGGGCCTGCTCGAACACGGCCATGGCCAGCAGCCGGCGCCCTTGAGCACGGCGAGCCTGGCGGAACTGGAAGGAGACTGGCCGCTGGCCGGGTTGATGACCTTGAAGGGGCTGTACCACGCCGGCTGA
- a CDS encoding ATP-binding protein produces MSNRLSWDIHTRTQIISLGPALLLTLLLISFFTFVRLQDLRQELNHTGQLIANQLAPASEYGVISGNNEVLESLMRATLSIPHVRFLEVQDSRNHILVYVEQNGESANRAQRVEVFQAPIRLQQIRLDNDFLQQGNTPAPSIGDDYLGRVIVGMSDDAFSQRQQEIVIKAGILALFALLFTFLLARRLAMSLAKPISDMGHAVKAIQKGEFKTQVPEVDDSELGHLARHINNLASALEKASTEQKQAMAQMIQAREEAEQANRTKSEFLAMMSHELRTPMNGVLGMLQLLETTPLTSEQADYTAVATESTGHLLKVINDILDFSRIERTTLELEHIAFNLGELISSSVQSFQHSAQQRGLGLHLQLRQGIERLQVTGDPTRIRQILLNLIGNALKFTEHGQVEVEARWRALDAQQIRFTCAVRDTGIGIDSDRLEMMFVAFQQADSSISRRYGGTGLGLAIARTLAERMGGQLRGESREGLGSTFTLEMPLALASTTATLLPAQDAEGQGACEGGQILLVEDNPVNQSVIEAMLRSLGFDVVTALDGLQAVEQVLQQRFAAVLMDCRLPVVDGYEATRRIRLLPHGAQVPIIALTANALQGDRERCLAAGMNDYLSKPFKRTELQQVLQRWLSGRTAATGD; encoded by the coding sequence ATGAGCAACCGCCTGAGCTGGGACATCCATACCCGCACCCAGATCATCAGCCTGGGCCCCGCCCTGCTGCTGACCTTGCTGCTGATCAGTTTCTTTACCTTCGTGCGTCTGCAGGACCTGCGCCAAGAGCTCAACCACACCGGGCAGTTGATCGCCAACCAGCTGGCCCCGGCCTCCGAATACGGCGTGATCTCGGGCAACAACGAGGTGCTCGAAAGCCTCATGCGCGCGACCTTGAGCATTCCACATGTACGCTTTCTCGAAGTACAGGACAGCCGTAACCACATCTTGGTGTACGTCGAGCAGAACGGCGAGAGCGCTAACCGGGCCCAGCGTGTGGAAGTGTTCCAGGCACCGATCCGTCTGCAGCAGATCCGCCTGGACAACGACTTCCTGCAGCAGGGCAACACACCTGCCCCCAGCATCGGCGATGACTATCTGGGGCGGGTGATCGTGGGCATGTCCGACGATGCATTCAGCCAGCGCCAACAGGAAATCGTCATCAAAGCCGGCATCCTGGCCTTGTTCGCCTTGCTGTTCACCTTCCTGCTCGCCCGCCGCCTGGCCATGAGCCTGGCCAAGCCGATCAGCGACATGGGCCATGCGGTCAAGGCCATCCAGAAAGGTGAGTTCAAGACCCAGGTGCCGGAAGTCGACGACAGCGAGCTGGGACACCTGGCCCGACACATCAACAACTTGGCCAGCGCACTGGAGAAAGCCAGCACCGAGCAGAAGCAGGCCATGGCGCAGATGATCCAGGCGCGTGAGGAGGCTGAGCAGGCCAACCGGACCAAGTCGGAGTTCCTGGCGATGATGAGCCATGAGCTGCGCACCCCCATGAACGGTGTACTGGGCATGCTGCAACTGCTCGAAACCACCCCGCTGACCAGCGAACAGGCTGACTACACCGCCGTAGCCACCGAGTCCACTGGGCACCTGCTCAAGGTGATCAACGATATCCTCGACTTCTCGCGAATCGAGCGCACCACGCTGGAACTGGAGCACATCGCGTTCAACCTGGGCGAGCTGATCAGCAGCAGCGTCCAGTCGTTCCAGCACAGTGCCCAGCAACGCGGGCTGGGTCTGCACCTGCAGCTTCGCCAGGGCATCGAGCGGTTGCAAGTCACAGGCGATCCGACGCGGATCCGTCAGATCCTGCTGAACCTGATCGGCAACGCTCTGAAATTCACCGAGCACGGCCAAGTGGAAGTGGAAGCCCGTTGGCGGGCCCTGGACGCGCAGCAGATAAGGTTCACCTGCGCGGTGCGTGACACCGGCATCGGCATCGACAGCGATCGCCTGGAGATGATGTTCGTGGCTTTCCAGCAGGCCGACAGCTCGATTTCCCGCCGCTATGGCGGTACAGGCCTTGGCCTGGCGATCGCCCGGACCCTCGCCGAACGCATGGGCGGACAGTTGCGCGGCGAAAGCCGCGAAGGCCTGGGCTCGACCTTCACCCTGGAAATGCCCCTGGCCCTGGCCAGCACCACGGCGACCCTGCTTCCAGCCCAGGATGCCGAAGGCCAAGGGGCCTGCGAAGGCGGGCAGATCCTGCTGGTGGAAGACAACCCGGTCAACCAGAGCGTCATCGAGGCCATGCTGCGCAGCCTGGGCTTCGACGTCGTCACGGCCCTCGATGGCCTTCAGGCTGTCGAGCAGGTGCTCCAGCAACGCTTCGCCGCCGTGCTGATGGACTGCCGCTTGCCGGTGGTGGATGGCTATGAGGCGACCCGGCGTATCCGTCTGCTGCCCCATGGCGCGCAGGTGCCGATCATCGCCCTCACGGCCAACGCCCTGCAGGGCGACCGCGAGCGCTGCCTGGCGGCGGGCATGAACGATTACCTGAGCAAACCGTTCAAACGTACGGAATTGCAGCAGGTGCTGCAGCGTTGGTTGTCTGGACGGACAGCCGCGACTGGCGATTAA
- a CDS encoding alpha/beta fold hydrolase, producing MSQQIFFAHANGFPSATYGKLFAALAPDYQVRHLAQHAHDPRFPVNDNWQSLVDELLHHLAQQGQPVWGVGHSLGGLLHLHAALRCPQYYRGVVMLDSPVLTRADQWMIRAAKRLGFIDRITPAGRTLGRREAFPDRDSARAYFAGKTLFRHFDPDCLEAYLEHGLQATQEGLRLRFDPTTEIDIYRSIPHVSPAPASQLQVPLAVVRGDKSRVIRRHHALAVRGIPRGEYHSLPGGHMFPLERPDETAGLIKGLFDRWSRA from the coding sequence ATGTCGCAGCAGATCTTCTTCGCCCACGCCAATGGCTTCCCTTCGGCCACCTACGGCAAGCTGTTCGCCGCGCTGGCGCCGGACTACCAGGTCCGGCACCTGGCCCAACATGCCCATGACCCGCGTTTTCCGGTAAACGACAACTGGCAAAGCCTGGTCGATGAGCTGCTTCATCACCTGGCCCAGCAGGGGCAGCCGGTGTGGGGTGTCGGCCATTCGCTGGGAGGCCTTCTGCACCTGCATGCCGCTTTGCGCTGCCCACAGTATTACCGCGGCGTGGTGATGCTCGACTCGCCCGTGCTGACCCGCGCCGACCAGTGGATGATCCGTGCGGCCAAGCGCCTCGGATTCATCGACCGCATCACCCCGGCCGGTCGGACCCTGGGCCGTCGCGAGGCATTCCCCGACCGTGACAGCGCACGGGCCTACTTCGCCGGCAAGACGCTGTTCCGCCACTTCGACCCCGACTGCCTGGAGGCGTATCTGGAGCATGGCCTGCAAGCCACCCAGGAGGGCTTGCGCCTGCGCTTCGACCCGACCACCGAAATCGACATCTACCGCAGCATCCCCCATGTCAGTCCAGCCCCGGCGAGCCAGTTGCAGGTGCCGCTGGCGGTGGTGAGGGGGGACAAAAGCCGGGTGATCCGCCGGCATCATGCCCTGGCGGTGCGCGGCATCCCCCGAGGCGAATACCACAGCCTCCCGGGCGGGCACATGTTCCCGCTGGAGCGTCCAGATGAAACCGCCGGCCTGATCAAGGGCCTGTTCGATCGCTGGAGCCGGGCATGA
- a CDS encoding TonB-dependent receptor plug domain-containing protein, with amino-acid sequence MPVSSLKQGRTVFPGTPPYPRLLLLTALLGGPALADDLFLDNQDLPQVLTATRLKQSPAAVPGSMTVLDSELIRASGARDIPELMRLVPGMMVGYVAGNQPTVNYHGSNVNDARRMQVLIDGRSVYRAGLATVDWSDIPLAIEDIDRIEVFRGPNTVSYGANALMAVVNILTRNPADSHGTRVKVTRGQDGINDYYASQGFGWEGGDMRLSLSGMQDDGFDEDQFGNDYRDSRRLNRFNLSASHNLAVNQTLEWQLAAKEGSNQRPYTYQPVFPFVTARGDNADVNAKDYAGSMRWNIDFNPEHSLYVQGSAQHFDRQQVWLACDAAIAFSPELTRLWQINPDYAEQVARNANNPPSSSDPVQNALRNQIANQWANGGRDVVCGDVDQSTRETRFDLEVQDTLSLTDNLRLLSGMNYRYDRADSQTYFNGSLDDQTWRLFGQLEWRADEHWILQGGAMFEDSRLSGSSLTPRMAVNYLITPRHGLRAVYSEAVRSPDMFENNVNWSYTVNNLTPNVYGLQHGEYFVKTRGPGDLEQERMRSRELGYNGNFSDIDLSMDVKLFYDEITGMISEPLRNNQYIASNANKARFSGSETQLDWRPTLQDRLRLTYAYVDAWASNPSDRRLSARNSGSAGWMREWGGGWSSALFYYGDDALNQYRYERLDLRVAKRIRFQGTSLELAALWQQRLDDEPVTVPQNRYDSRHRLSVSAELEF; translated from the coding sequence ATGCCTGTTTCATCTCTGAAACAAGGCCGTACCGTGTTCCCTGGCACGCCACCTTACCCTCGCCTGTTGTTGCTGACTGCCCTCTTGGGCGGCCCGGCCCTGGCCGATGATTTGTTCCTCGACAACCAGGACCTGCCCCAGGTTCTGACCGCGACACGCCTGAAACAATCCCCGGCGGCAGTGCCTGGCAGCATGACGGTGCTCGACAGCGAACTGATCCGCGCCAGCGGCGCACGCGACATCCCTGAGCTGATGCGCCTGGTGCCCGGCATGATGGTGGGCTACGTCGCCGGCAACCAGCCGACCGTCAACTACCATGGCAGCAACGTCAACGACGCCCGGCGCATGCAGGTGCTGATCGATGGCCGCTCGGTGTACCGCGCCGGCCTTGCCACGGTGGACTGGAGCGACATCCCGCTGGCCATCGAGGACATCGACCGGATCGAGGTGTTCCGCGGCCCCAATACCGTGAGCTATGGCGCCAACGCCCTGATGGCGGTGGTCAACATCCTCACCCGCAACCCCGCCGACAGCCACGGTACCCGGGTCAAAGTCACCCGCGGCCAGGACGGCATCAATGATTACTACGCCAGCCAGGGCTTTGGTTGGGAAGGCGGCGACATGCGCCTGTCGCTGTCCGGCATGCAGGACGATGGCTTCGACGAGGACCAGTTCGGCAACGACTACCGCGACAGCCGCCGCCTCAACCGCTTCAACCTCAGCGCCAGCCACAACCTGGCGGTGAACCAGACCCTGGAATGGCAACTGGCGGCCAAGGAAGGCAGCAATCAACGGCCATATACGTATCAGCCGGTGTTCCCCTTCGTCACCGCCCGAGGCGACAACGCCGACGTCAATGCCAAGGATTATGCGGGCTCGATGCGCTGGAACATCGATTTCAACCCCGAGCACAGCCTGTACGTCCAAGGCTCGGCCCAGCACTTCGACCGACAACAGGTCTGGCTGGCCTGCGATGCGGCCATTGCCTTCAGCCCGGAGCTGACGCGGCTCTGGCAGATCAACCCCGACTATGCCGAGCAGGTGGCGCGCAACGCCAACAATCCACCCTCCAGCAGCGATCCCGTGCAGAACGCCCTGCGCAACCAGATCGCCAACCAATGGGCCAATGGCGGGCGAGACGTGGTCTGCGGCGATGTGGACCAAAGCACCCGTGAAACCCGCTTCGACCTCGAAGTCCAGGACACCCTGAGCCTGACCGACAATCTGCGCCTGCTCAGCGGAATGAACTACCGTTACGATCGCGCCGACTCGCAGACCTACTTCAACGGCAGCCTTGACGACCAGACCTGGCGCCTGTTCGGCCAGTTGGAGTGGCGCGCCGACGAGCACTGGATTCTCCAGGGTGGCGCGATGTTCGAGGACTCGCGCCTGTCGGGCAGCTCGCTCACCCCGCGCATGGCGGTCAACTACCTGATCACCCCGCGTCACGGTTTGCGTGCGGTGTACTCCGAGGCCGTGCGCTCGCCGGACATGTTCGAGAACAACGTCAACTGGAGCTATACGGTCAACAACCTGACCCCCAACGTCTACGGGTTGCAGCATGGCGAATACTTCGTCAAGACCCGTGGCCCGGGCGACCTCGAACAAGAGCGCATGCGCTCGCGAGAGCTGGGCTACAACGGCAATTTCAGCGACATCGATTTGAGCATGGATGTGAAGTTGTTCTATGACGAGATCACCGGAATGATCAGCGAGCCGTTGCGCAACAACCAGTACATTGCCAGCAACGCCAACAAGGCCCGCTTCAGCGGCAGCGAAACGCAACTGGACTGGCGCCCTACCCTGCAGGACCGCCTGCGCCTGACCTACGCCTACGTCGATGCCTGGGCCAGCAACCCCAGCGACCGACGCCTGAGCGCTCGCAACAGTGGCTCGGCCGGCTGGATGCGCGAATGGGGCGGAGGTTGGTCCAGCGCCCTGTTCTACTACGGTGACGATGCGCTCAACCAGTACCGCTACGAACGCCTCGACCTGCGCGTGGCCAAGCGCATCCGCTTCCAGGGCACCAGCCTGGAGCTGGCCGCGCTCTGGCAGCAGCGGCTGGACGATGAACCGGTCACCGTGCCACAGAACCGCTACGACAGCCGCCACCGCCTGAGCGTGAGCGCGGAGCTGGAGTTCTGA